The DNA region catcatattctagacacatgcatacaaataaagtaaatatgtgtatttataaaattatagggactggaatatgatcaaggaccacttgccttcatcaaagaactgctgctgctcgggaacttCTTCAAAGCTTGGCTCTTGGGGACCCTCAAACTGCGCACGGTCTaccgtaacacacaagtacatacaaataaataatacaataaataagaaacagtataccaaacaatataaatagagtaaaataatattataaagctattgtatatgtcgcaaggatcgcgtgagtgcgagaatcgatgaaaacggagttaaaacggagaagttatggttaaaacatgattctaggggcttatttgtagaagatttgaaactagaagggctctgggcAAAAAATTaagggctagaacataattaaaccttagatctatggtttagattgcaaaatagaggggctagggatggcgggttctattttagaaaaggacaggggcctattcagaagaaaaaggatctattcgcgaatacttttgaactgtcgTGGACTGCGAGTTGATTCCTATATAActtaggggctaaagtgcaaaatagcCTAGGTTTGACCGATATCTGGTTTACTTaactcgggttagatctaatctaacccatTGGATCGGGATCCAACGGCCGGGGGCGGCTGACGGAGCGAGGCGGCCGCGCTAGGCGCCCGCGACGGGTTGCCGGACTTGGCCGAAAACGCCCGTCCGTCCACAGTTTTGAGCGCGGGTTGCACTGGAAGAACGCGGGCGCTACGGGTAACTCATCTAAACTCTCAGGTTGGCGAGGCGGAGGCCGGAGAAGGGCGCATGGCGGCGGCGTGTggcacggcggcgacggcgaggaatcGGGCGCGCGGAAAGGAGGGGTTTATTGCACAAAAAGGCCGGGACGCAGGCTCAGGGGGAGAAGGGGCTGGCGAGGATCCTCACTGCAACGCGGAGCTCCGGCGGGCAGCGGAACGGCGAGGCGACGACTGCGGCAGCGATCGAGAGGcgacggcaatggcggcggcggctagggctgCGAGAgcgagaggcggcggctgcgagaTATGCGGACCTAGGGCACGAGCGGCGCTTTAAATAGGGTGGCCGcgggccttggcgtgcgggcccgggtgaCAGGGGGGCGGCCGTGCCGTGTCGCGgccggactcgggctcgagcccgagtctggctcgaggtcggggacgacGCAACAGGTGGGGTCCGTCCGTcagcgagagaagggggagGGGAAAGAGAAACATGCCGCGCGGGCGGACTGGGCCAGGGAAGGAGGAGTAGGTCGCGCGCGgtggaggaagaggagagaaggaGCTAGGCTGGGCCTCGCAGgggaagagaaagagagaaagaaggCTAGCTAGGCTAGGCCTTGCCGGGAGAAAGGGAAGAGGAGAGAAGGCCGACTGGGCTTGGGCTGCAaggaggaaaaagagagaaaataaaaagagagagtgggctgggcccaattagaaaaagagagagaaaaataattgcattcaaatgtatttgaatttgaatttaaaatttaaattgaaatggaagacaaataataaaacaatgcaatacgGCATGAAATGCTCAAAAcctatattttcttatatttatttttatggttaagtcaattactattaattcacggtaaatgctctaaaatcaaaatgatggaataaaaaccttatagATCTTAAAAGAAATCTAGTAAAAattatttaggtttctaatttgaaaattatgGTGTTACACTGTATAGTTCAGAATCATCTTGATATGATGTTGCCTCTGAGGATGATAACTATATTGATGACTGTACAATGTTTCCATCAGCTGAATGTCATGCTGCGCGACAGAGGTAACCCACTAGTATTTAGAGTAAATGGAAATATTTGTAGTTCACGGAAGTTCCTCTATATTATGGGTCAAGGCACGTCACTGAAAAACAATTTCTTGCAGAATCGATGTCTCAACTTCTAATAGCAATGCTGGCACAACTAATGCTGATGAACAGCTGATGCATAGTGGTGATATTGGAAGCGGATCACCGCAACAAGGAGAAATGGAAGACTGCCCCTGCATACATGGAAATCCGTTTATGCATGTGATGACAGAATTGGCTGAAGGTGTACAGTGAGGCAGCATCTTGGAAGAAGAGGTTAGTTTACTGTACAGTTATAAACAATATGTATTTTTTCATATTGGGTTTGCTCAGCGCAGATCATACCAAAACAATTTGTTGAGCTTATTATTGTTTGAGCTACTAAGATGCAGTGCAGGAATAGATTGCCaataagattttttttttggataTGTATCTTTCAGGAATAGATCGCCAAAAGGACAAACCAGAACAGATTGCAGGGTGCCTAAAGGTATGGGGCCGATTGAGATAGTTTTGCGGAATGCACCATATCGGAAGACTAAATATATTTTCGAGCCACTACTTGGAATAACTTTTGATTCAGAGATTGAAGGGTATGACTTCTACAACATGTACTCGTGGGAAGTTGGGTTTGGAATTAAGAAGGATACATTGATCACAAACAAACAAGGGTTCAAAACTAGGCGTGACTTAAGGTGTCTTTGTTCGGTAAGTGCTATGGCTGCTAAGAATTTTATTATTTCAGTACCTAACTTACTAGTAAAGCTGATATTTTTTTGCTTCATGAGCAGGGTTCTGGGGAAGATGCTCAGTACAAAACCAAGAAGACTGGGTGCAAAGCAATGATTAGGATGTTGCGATCAAAAGACGATGGATGGTATATTAGCAAGCATGTAGCAGAACACAATCACCCTTTAACAGACACTTGTGGTCAGAAAAAAGAGTGGAAATCACATGGGAATCTAGACCCATGTGCAGCAGACATGATAAAATATCTAAGGGAAAACAATGTATCCCTAACCAAGGTGCATTGCATAATGGGGAGTATGTTTGGATCAATGGAAAATATACCGGTAACTAAGAGATCGATACGTGCTATATGTCGCCAGATAGCTAAAGATCAGATGGATGATGACGTCCAAAAGACACTTGATACTTTCAGACAAATAAGGACTGAGGATTCAGGGTTCCAATTCAGTGTGGAACTGGATGAGCAAAATAAGATTAAGACTCTAATGTGGATTAATGGGAAGAGTAGGGAGTAATATCAATATTTCGGAGATGTGGTAACTTTTGACACGACATATTCAACCAACATATACAAGATGCCATTTGGCTTGTTTGTTGGTGTTAATAACCACTTCCAAACAATGAGTTTTAGTGGGGTGTTCATGAAGGAAGAGACAACTTCAAGTTTCAGTTGGGTGTTCACTGAATAATTGAGCTTGATGGGTGGAAAGGCTCCGCAGACAGTTTTTACAGGTACATTCTATTACTCATTAAGTTTTTACAGGTACATTCTATTACTCATTAAGTGTTCCTACCTTTAGAGTTCAAACTTATGACGATGGAAAAAAAAATCGAAATGCTTATGCTACCTTTTCTATAGATCAATGTGCTGCCATGGCAGCTGCTTTATCTATGGTATGGCCAGATTCAACACACCTACTCTGCAAATGGCATATATTCAAGGATGCAAGTGCCAAGCTTGGTCCAATATATAGAAAAGGTCTCCTGTCAGGAAACTCTTCCACAAAATTATTAATGATATGCTAACAAAAGATGAGTTTGAGAGGGCTTGGGCATACATGGTAGAACATTTCAATCTTACTGAAAATGAATATTTGGCTAACATATACAACAAAAGGGGGAAATGGGCCAAAGCATACTTCCGGGGTACCTTTTGTGCAAGAATGTCAAGTACGCAAAGAAGTGAGAGTGCGAATCACATGCTCAAGAGATTTGTCCCTAGGAACTGTTCTATGAACAGGTTTGTTGTTCAGTTCAACAAGCTTCTGTTTGCCCTCAGTAGGGCTGAAGTTCGTGCAGAGTATGATACAAAAATAGTAAGACGCTTCTCTATTCAAGCTCTTCCTAGCATTTAAACAAAAAAATTATTTCATAATTTATGTGAATAACTGCAGTTCAATAATGTGCGAGACCGGGCATGGCCAGTGGAGAAGCATGCTATGAAGTTCTACACAGCTGCAGCCTATGAACTGTTCCGCAAAGAAGTTTCTAAATCAACTAAATATTTTGCTAGAGAGAAAATATTCAACAAGGAATATGAGGTTGTACATGTTAAACAAGACAAAAAGCTTCCATGGGGGAGAGAAAAGTTCAGTGTGATAGTTTGCAACGAAGGTGAAAGATATGATTGTGAATGTGGATTATACCAACACTTTGGAATGCTATGCAGTCATGTCATAAGGGTATGTTGCCACAACAAAGAATATTGTGATTCTTTATTAAAAAAATGGAAACTACTATGTCGTGATAATGATCGGGAAACAGAAGATATTTCAAAAATGGTGGAAAGATTCATAACAGTTagtgttgcaaaacatggatccGGGCAAGTGCGGTGGGGGCAGCACACCATGTGAGGAACCTGCAGGGAGGGAATACAACAAGGCTGACTACAGTGACACAAGGGCGGCTCAAGTGCAAGATCAAGGTAAGGCATCAGAAAACCTGCTTTAGACACAATTGTATTCAATTTTATGGTTTTGGTCTCATACTAACTGGTACCGGTGCCTACTAGGAAAAAAGACCACAAATCAGAACAGCTCAGAGGATTGAAAATGAGTCCACGAGAAGAAGGTTAGAGATAAAGTTCAAATAATTGCTGCCGAGTAACTCCTTTTTATCAATTAGAATTTTTGTTCCACTGATGTTAAACTTAAATCCAGGACTACAACCGCCCAATGGTGATGCAGCTAATATAGATACAAGCAAGAGGGTGCGATACAAAAAGAGTAGCACACAGGAAAACAATAGGTAATTCGTCTGGCGGGCTCTTTTGAAGACAATCATTACCTTTTCCTTGCTAACATCGAGATTTGCTAAACAGCTGAAAGGCTGGCAGAGCTGGAAGCTAAAGGTGGGTACAACAGCGATTATGCAGAAGAACAGTGGGCAAACTGTTATCACAACAAAGATAGAGCCTCAAACTGATCACAAGGCGGTGTCCCACCTTGCGAAGAGGATTAGCTGGCAGATGGTAGGGCGGAGAGACCTGTGACGAACTGAATAACTAGCTTTAAAACTGCTACTTTATGGCATTTGCATCGACGTGAGAAGGAAAACCTTTGGGTATTGTAATATAAAACGACTCTTGCAATGCACGAAAGGGACGTGGTATTTCGGTAACTGCTTGAAGCAGTGATGCAAAAACATTGGTTCTAATTTGTTGAGTAATACGATAGCAAAATACTAAGGTGGAGTTAAGCCAAATAAAAGGATCGGGCTCGTCAATAATACGACTGCCAACTGTATCGTTCTTGATTTCCATATCATTCAAGATATCGTTGGCAGTCTTACTGACGCCAGCTTGTGATTCTAACAACTTGAATTCCAGGAAGAGGTTGGAGATAGCGACGACGTACTAGGGGGAGCCGCCAACTCTGTTGTAGCAGAGGATGATTCTGATACCGAATTGACGACAAACAGCGAGGCGGAAGTGCTGGCAACAGATGAGATCACGAGCAATCTCAAGCGTCGCCGCGTGTATGCTTACAACCAAGCTTGCCGCACGCGTCTGTAGCGCGTCGGTAATTAGTCAGCCAATTACCGTGAGGATGTGCTTTTGGGATGGCTATTAGAGCCTGTTATTGCTAGTGGCCAAGAAGTTATTAGTTCATGATAATGCTAGTTACGAGAGTGAGCTTTTGTGCATTCAGCGCAAGCAAGCGTTACGCGGGCTTGACAAGGTACGAGATCCTTTTGTAAAAGCATCAGGTCAAACATATGCATTGACCTTCGCTGAAAATTAATTGAACTTTAAGTGGGCTCTTCTACGCATTAACTTGACTCGTACTGTGCATCAATATTAAGTTACACCCAAACAAACTTTTGGTCGTGCATGGCCAACAAGAGAGCCTGGGAAAGAAGTTAAACGCATTAACCTCAGCCAAACAACAAAGTATTTACAAAAAATAGTAGAATAGCAAAACCTAGGAAATTCAAAATGTGCACTACTGTTATCTAAATGGTGGATATGGGCAAATACAATGCAAAGGGTACTTCATTAGAAACTAACTAAAACAAGCTAGGAAAACAATGAAACGTTGCAAAAAGGCAGTTTTAGGTAGCTTGCATACAAACACATTAGTAAGCACTGTCAAAGAAACTGTTAAAAAAATGAAAGGAGCAACCCTTAATTGAGCTGTAACAACACAGCATTTTTTGCCACGCGCTTGAGGAGGCATGTTGCTACTAGAGGGAGCATGTACGGCAAGAGGGTTATGTGGCAGGCCCAACCATGGAGGACCAGACAACCCGCTTGCGAGAAGTGAAAGCATAAAGATTGAAATTTCTGGTTTCATCCCTCCATCCCAACAATCTAAAGCCACCGCATCCTTCCACACAAAGAGCGAACTCTAATGGCCGGGGACAAGAACACCAGTGGGTCAGAAATGGCGGAATCAAGAAAGGTAAAGCATTCCTTCGGTTTACCCAGACATCTGTATCCTATTCAGTCTCATAGTTCCGTACCCGCAAAATAGTCGAACCCTAATGCTTGGATCTCTGTAGCGGACAAGCGAGATGGATTCACAAGAGAGCGAAACAAGCTTCAGATCAGATGCGGAGCAAACAGTTGACGGAAGGCCATGCAACAGAAGATCTGGAAGAGTATGGGCGGAGACAAGAAGATTGCTAGGGCAACGCCGACAGGATTCAGATGCAGAGCAGTCTCGGAGCGTGCAGCCTGGAGAGCCGTTGGTAGCGCTTCATCCTGTAGGGGGGATAATGAGCATGACACTGATTTTACATCAGATACAGAGTTCATGTGGCCCCAAGAGGAAGGGCAGGTGGCAGGTATAAACTGCGTTATCTGTCGATGCTGTCCATAGAGTTTTCTCTAGTTTTTGTGACCAAAAAAGGCATATTGTGCAATCCATGGGATTCGGAAGCCTGTTTAACTTACATCCACAGATCAAATTCCCTAGGATGTTAGTGCTTTGCCTGTTGACGAAATTAGATGCAGAAATATCAACACTTTGCTTTAGAATTGGTGAGAATTTTCCTGTTAGTCAAGCAGATGTGCAACTTGTTCTTGGATTACCACACACTCATAAAAACATTTAGTGTGCTTCACCGATCTCTGCCTTAGATGTGTCTGCTGTGAAATAAAAGCTGTTGCTGGACCAGGATATGGATGTTACATTAGAATACATTGAATCAGTACTGCTGAGGGATTATGGTACTCAAATGACTGAAAAAGAAGTAGAAGCATTCAAGGTTGCTACAGTTTTGTATGCTGATACTTATTTCATGGCTCGAAAGGGGGCAAAAGCAAGAATCAACCAAGAAATGTACAAAATTATAACAGAAACTGAATCCATATCACATCTCAATCGGTGTGGATATGTCCTTGGTATTCTGCTGCACTCGGCGAAGAGAGTGCAGAGGTCGTTAGCAAGCAGAAACAAAACAGTAACTCTAGACGGCTGCTTGTCCTTTTGGGTGGTAAGTAACCATATTAAACATGCATTTAGGTGCTCAAAACGTTCCTGGTAAATGGCATTTTAAATAATTTTCTCAATATATGTAATCACTGGAATGCAGGTATTCTACCTAGACAATGTAAACTTTGGTGCAATGGCCGCCAACCAAACCTTGCTGCCATGTACTGTCGACTACCCATATGGTCTTGTTAAAAAACTAGCGCGTGATGACAAGGTGAAGACCACCGGAGCACGGATGACACTCTATGGGTGCAATAAGGTAGGTGTAAAAACATCGTCAGTTCTGAACCTAGAATCATGTTATGAATTCTTTGAAACATTGTACACTTCTGCAGCTACGACCAAAAGAAACGGTCATATACAGCCGTAGCACAGACCTAAAGGGCAGAGGGAGCAGGCTTGCGCAGAACTTGCAGGTTTGGGGTTTACATTCAGTACTCAAATAAAAGAAATGTTTTAAAAAGACACAATAGAACTATATAGTAAACCGAGCTCTAGAAACATTTAATGTTGCGCAGTGTACTGTGAATGATACGGATGCTGACAAAATGCTGGAAAAGGTAATGAAAGCATTTAGCAATTAGGAGTTACTCGTTAGCAAAGCCACAGATGAGACGAGCGGAAGCGTAGTCGAATGCTTGAGTTCATATGCCAAGAATACACAAGCAATTGGAACTGCGGAGCAAGGAGTGATTCAGTCGCAAGGTAAAAATAGTACATAACGAACAATTAAGCATGTTAACAAAAATAATAAATACACTAATATTGTGTGAATGGTAAATAGGAGGCATGTACGATGCACTGGGTACTTGGTCAATCGAAGCACATACGCCTCAAGGGATGGACATGGAGGCATACTCCATAAGAGTGGACGAAACAATAGCACTCAAGGTTTTCAAGAACAAGACCAACCAGAGTGCAACCAAGGAGGATCCGGTGAGATAGAATATTACATCATATCTGACACTGATGACAGCGAGGATGGCAATTCACGGTTTTCATAGCATTGCTATGTCGATAGAAAAAAAATTACAACAGCCAATACTAAGGGTAAAAATTCAAAATTAACCAAGTACACCTGGTAAaccatttttcaaaaatatgatgTTCAGGGAGACCACAATCTGAAAGGAGTCATTCATGGAGCACGGAtagagagatagagatagaggagGACATACAGATGGAGTTAGCACTTCTGGGTAAGAGTTCCATTTGGGGAAAAATAGGAATATAGGTCCTATTACTGCTGGCAAAAAGTGACAGTGTTGTATTTTTTGGGAATCTAACAGAAGATAAAGGGACTGGAACCAACAACTGCCCAACACCGCTATCAATAATAAGAAACGATGCCTCGGGTAATCAAATCATAACAAGCATAAGATGCTGGGTAAGCCAACGAAAGTATGTTGCAGTATTGTATACTGACCACACGTAAATACCTTTTTTGCTAGGTGTCCAAACTAAAATGGCAATAACAGCTATTAGAGCAAAGGATCCAGGGTCTACCCACTTGATGGTACTTAATGACATCTTAGTAGATGCCGCATGCTTCATGGCTCGAGCAAGGTTTGGGGTTTCTCCCTTCTGTGTAGGTCTAGCCCATAAAAATGCTACATTAGAGGCTCAGCTGTCAATTGACATAGCTCTAAGACAAGTCACAGATCAAGAAAAATAGAGGTAATTAAGCGACACTTGGGATCTGGGCTAATCAATGTTAACTGCATTGC from Panicum hallii strain FIL2 chromosome 9, PHallii_v3.1, whole genome shotgun sequence includes:
- the LOC112876463 gene encoding uncharacterized protein LOC112876463; this encodes MAGDKNTSGSEMAESRKRTSEMDSQESETSFRSDAEQTVDGRPCNRRSGRVWAETRRLLGQRRQDSDAEQSRSVQPGEPLVALHPVGGIMSMTLILHQIQSSCGPKRKGRWQVFYLDNVNFGAMAANQTLLPCTVDYPYGLVKKLARDDKVKTTGARMTLYGCNKLRPKETVIYSRSTDLKGRGSRLAQNLQDMVHT